One genomic region from Oceanicoccus sp. KOV_DT_Chl encodes:
- a CDS encoding methyltransferase domain-containing protein gives MNKRKSIQKKKKSAKSTKQYEIGNSLARSGDINGAMNAFTLAQKIDPENGLPYFGMANIYFANGKVSETLACLHKAMHFMPDHAQSYSLFSTVIESIQFDRYIPQLEEMYLQCFKTKYINHRPLAVGAVAQIIQKPGFRPVFDAMASASKEEELVRQIFESKKFGVVLSDPLFLSLIKSTAVPNRLLETVLTSLRRSLLLYVDDKGSADLADMTLFISALTEQNFINEYIYGESIREREALVRLEQKIKGGLSEGTVDWVVVALLASYQPLFKYDFSMELVKLLGADEEVHWVSLVKDQVLDPLEEIRIKQEIGALDDIDDEVTKAVKEQYEELPFPRWKTVTEYNQVSVKKFLKVHFPHVEIVGDVNVSKPSILIAGCGTGLQADLCEKRFNHSSITAIDLSASSLAYAVRKAGEEGNRAIEFINYNILELSKFNRQFDYVECFGVLHHVSDPDLGLQNLLSVVKPNGFLMLGLYSKFAREAVRDSWQFIKSEGFSSTLEGMRACREAVFSLDDQHPVKKISSPGSAFWSTSDVRDLIFHENEFQYDLLEVKALLEKYQLEFLGLLDVPPAKKAEYLRAFPSDPNATSLENWHHFEQRNPGMFGACYKFWVRKLV, from the coding sequence ATGAATAAAAGAAAAAGCATCCAGAAAAAGAAGAAGTCAGCAAAATCCACCAAGCAATATGAGATAGGTAATTCCCTTGCTCGTTCAGGGGATATCAACGGTGCAATGAATGCATTTACACTGGCGCAAAAGATAGACCCTGAGAATGGCTTGCCGTATTTTGGTATGGCAAACATATATTTTGCTAATGGTAAGGTATCAGAAACGCTTGCATGCTTGCATAAGGCTATGCATTTCATGCCGGATCATGCCCAAAGTTATAGCCTGTTTTCAACGGTTATTGAAAGTATTCAGTTTGATCGTTATATACCTCAGTTAGAAGAAATGTACCTGCAGTGCTTTAAGACAAAGTATATAAATCATCGCCCGTTAGCTGTAGGTGCAGTAGCACAAATAATCCAGAAGCCTGGCTTTAGGCCTGTTTTCGATGCTATGGCCTCTGCTTCAAAAGAGGAAGAGTTAGTAAGGCAGATTTTTGAAAGCAAGAAATTTGGTGTGGTTTTATCTGATCCATTATTTCTTTCATTGATTAAGAGCACCGCTGTGCCGAATCGTTTGCTTGAAACAGTGTTGACATCATTGCGGCGATCCTTGTTGCTGTATGTTGATGATAAAGGCTCGGCTGATCTTGCTGATATGACGTTATTTATTTCTGCGTTAACAGAGCAGAATTTTATTAATGAGTATATCTATGGAGAATCAATAAGAGAGCGTGAGGCATTAGTTCGGCTGGAGCAAAAAATTAAGGGAGGGTTGTCGGAAGGAACTGTTGATTGGGTGGTGGTTGCATTGTTGGCTTCTTACCAGCCTTTATTTAAGTATGATTTTTCTATGGAGCTAGTCAAATTGCTCGGGGCGGACGAAGAGGTTCATTGGGTTTCTCTTGTTAAGGATCAGGTCTTGGATCCATTAGAGGAAATTCGAATTAAGCAAGAGATTGGCGCGCTTGACGATATTGATGATGAGGTCACCAAGGCGGTAAAAGAGCAGTACGAAGAGTTACCTTTTCCACGGTGGAAGACAGTTACCGAATATAACCAGGTGTCAGTTAAAAAGTTTTTAAAAGTTCATTTCCCTCATGTTGAGATAGTAGGGGATGTCAATGTATCAAAACCGTCAATATTAATCGCTGGTTGTGGAACAGGTTTGCAGGCTGATTTGTGCGAAAAAAGATTTAATCATAGCTCGATTACGGCTATTGATTTGTCGGCATCGAGCCTGGCTTACGCTGTCCGTAAGGCTGGTGAGGAAGGAAACAGGGCGATTGAATTTATCAATTACAATATCCTTGAGCTTTCAAAATTTAATAGGCAGTTTGATTACGTGGAGTGCTTCGGTGTTTTGCATCATGTCAGCGATCCTGACCTTGGGCTTCAAAATTTACTTTCGGTTGTTAAACCTAACGGTTTTCTTATGCTAGGTCTCTATAGTAAGTTTGCGCGAGAAGCAGTCAGGGATAGTTGGCAGTTCATAAAGTCAGAAGGTTTTTCATCTACTCTTGAGGGCATGAGGGCGTGCCGGGAGGCTGTTTTTAGTCTTGATGATCAGCACCCGGTAAAAAAAATATCATCACCGGGTTCTGCTTTTTGGAGTACGTCTGATGTAAGGGATTTGATTTTTCATGAAAATGAATTTCAATATGATCTATTAGAAGTCAAAGCACTGCTTGAAAAGTATCAATTAGAATTTCTTGGGCTGCTTGATGTGCCTCCTGCTAAAAAGGCTGAATATTTGCGCGCTTTTCCTTCAGATCCCAATGCTACTTCGCTGGAAAATTGGCATCATTTCGAACAAAGAAACCCAGGCATGTTTGGTGCATGCTATAAATTTTGGGTGCGAAAATTAGTATAG
- a CDS encoding alpha/beta hydrolase, with amino-acid sequence MKKFSISPWIAAAATIIFSTNSHALWPDTTGVGVCNFSNPYAGTSDCIVYSGDNWDATTAANDCATLFSASYTYSFSLGGTCNLPNEAAVCVEDSATADEKININSEDLNKDESQCNTLSGVCAAIIKGDYYPTPGGICDTEPEPTPCEELGLETEACVALEDTSEVDVTEDTDYISFMPLGNRGDSNFIFIPGASILPEAYAPLAQELAKNGIHTTILVNQDPAPIQAIMNLPENGAVQNWLIGGHSLGGVAASKYILDNPGTISGLALLASFPDVVDDLSSEAIQVVSVYAENDLLATPAEVTGAAAQLPAGKTIFAEVRGGNHANFGHYGDQGGDGVADIPKYKQLELTSASIRHLAARVAANSTNTLHPYAFLMDKMTNITGCKWTQHNAASYTMGQILNDTAVEYTDSLSSFVSSQPTLTPGGSTQFQVKSYIGQSGNATDLDLPPIVDGSIQCKGITQDRVIDELQIQPFKEQGQCKDMHMFTAYYATFLLGDDANFLSWTFNFTDDLQFSTGPDFIIDPTAVPTVDIDDATRTVTITAPAFFAENNPELYGAAAGRQYCKTLSFEKMFMLLRYLSNN; translated from the coding sequence ATGAAAAAGTTTTCCATATCACCGTGGATCGCTGCTGCGGCCACCATCATCTTCAGTACAAACAGCCATGCATTATGGCCGGACACGACTGGCGTCGGCGTTTGTAATTTTTCAAACCCGTATGCAGGCACGAGCGACTGTATCGTTTACTCAGGGGACAACTGGGACGCTACGACAGCGGCAAATGATTGCGCCACTTTATTTTCAGCTAGCTATACCTACTCTTTCTCCCTTGGAGGCACTTGCAACCTGCCCAATGAGGCCGCCGTATGTGTTGAAGATAGCGCAACAGCTGACGAAAAAATAAACATCAACTCTGAAGATCTTAATAAAGACGAATCCCAATGTAATACATTGTCTGGCGTATGCGCCGCCATCATTAAGGGCGACTACTATCCAACACCCGGAGGAATATGTGATACGGAACCAGAACCTACTCCCTGCGAAGAATTGGGCCTTGAAACTGAAGCCTGCGTAGCTCTGGAAGACACAAGCGAGGTGGACGTTACCGAGGACACTGACTACATAAGCTTTATGCCGCTAGGCAACAGAGGCGACTCAAACTTTATTTTTATTCCTGGCGCTTCGATATTACCGGAAGCCTATGCACCTTTAGCTCAGGAGCTCGCAAAGAATGGTATTCATACCACCATCCTTGTAAACCAAGACCCCGCCCCCATCCAGGCTATTATGAATTTACCTGAAAATGGCGCAGTACAAAACTGGCTTATTGGCGGACATAGCCTTGGCGGTGTTGCAGCTTCAAAATACATCCTTGATAATCCTGGTACCATTTCCGGCCTTGCACTACTGGCCAGCTTTCCTGATGTGGTAGACGACCTTAGCTCAGAAGCCATCCAGGTTGTGTCTGTTTATGCAGAAAATGACTTATTGGCAACCCCAGCAGAAGTAACCGGTGCAGCCGCTCAACTTCCTGCCGGTAAAACAATTTTTGCCGAAGTTCGCGGCGGTAACCATGCTAACTTTGGGCACTATGGGGACCAAGGAGGAGACGGTGTCGCAGATATTCCGAAATACAAGCAACTTGAACTTACCTCCGCTTCAATTAGACACCTTGCAGCACGTGTAGCAGCCAACTCAACAAACACATTGCATCCATACGCATTCCTGATGGATAAGATGACCAATATAACAGGCTGTAAATGGACTCAGCATAACGCTGCAAGCTACACCATGGGCCAAATATTGAATGATACCGCTGTTGAGTATACCGACTCTTTAAGTAGCTTTGTGTCTTCTCAGCCAACTCTAACCCCAGGCGGCTCAACACAGTTTCAGGTGAAAAGCTATATTGGACAAAGCGGAAACGCAACTGACTTAGATCTTCCACCAATTGTTGACGGCAGCATTCAATGCAAAGGGATCACTCAGGATCGAGTTATTGATGAACTTCAAATACAACCTTTCAAAGAGCAAGGCCAATGTAAAGACATGCACATGTTTACCGCCTATTATGCAACGTTTTTACTAGGTGACGATGCAAACTTCCTGTCATGGACGTTCAACTTTACAGACGACCTTCAGTTTTCAACAGGCCCTGACTTCATCATTGATCCCACGGCAGTCCCAACAGTTGACATAGACGATGCCACCCGAACGGTAACAATCACAGCACCCGCATTCTTTGCGGAGAACAACCCTGAACTTTACGGCGCTGCAGCAGGACGACAGTACTGCAAGACGCTAAGTTTTGAAAAAATGTTCATGCTATTAAGATACCTGTCTAATAACTAG
- a CDS encoding sulfotransferase, producing MKEQMIGSMMSAKRYDEALRLIKQVLHEKPENAQVHYQAGHCCIMLGDLANALVYMKKTAELDTKHINSRLKVAEIAYELANVDEMFFYLEQVEALEEGNKEALEALGQKFFAYQFTEDSLRCFQKAYLIDPGSAQACYMIAVNLQSLGQFVEAKEYAERALDINPQFAACYYLLANIRRHEEIGEQVSVMEQLYNSDAFKAPDRYLLGFALGKVFSDVKEYDKAFSYFSDANNMLRSMSPDYSVAAHEALFGRIAQTFTTDFISQRQGAGEAGIGPIFIVGLPRSGSTLVEQILSCHSDVCSGGEMGVMGSVVSGIEKLSGKPICEGVRELDAETIKALGNLYIDKSRAYNKNPAEIYIVDKMPNNFMWLGLIKIILPNSKFIHVARNPVDTCFSIYKTSFAGHYPYSNNLEELAAFYALYNNLMKHWHNVLPYKIYDVEYEALIENTEEEVRALLNFCGLKFESACLTPHLSLRDVRTNSSLQVRSPIYKGAVEGWKPFANHIQPLLQAFSQ from the coding sequence ATGAAAGAACAGATGATTGGGTCAATGATGTCTGCGAAGCGGTACGATGAGGCTCTCCGTCTGATCAAGCAAGTTCTACACGAGAAGCCTGAGAATGCCCAGGTTCATTATCAGGCGGGCCATTGTTGTATCATGCTGGGTGATTTGGCTAATGCTTTGGTGTATATGAAGAAAACAGCTGAGCTAGATACGAAGCATATTAATAGTCGACTAAAAGTTGCAGAAATTGCCTACGAGTTAGCGAATGTCGACGAGATGTTTTTTTATCTTGAGCAAGTCGAAGCATTGGAAGAAGGTAATAAGGAGGCACTGGAAGCATTAGGACAAAAGTTTTTTGCCTACCAATTTACTGAAGATTCGCTGCGTTGTTTCCAGAAAGCTTATTTGATCGACCCTGGAAGTGCGCAAGCGTGCTATATGATTGCGGTAAATTTGCAATCGTTAGGTCAGTTTGTAGAGGCGAAAGAATATGCAGAACGTGCCCTGGACATAAATCCGCAATTTGCTGCTTGTTATTATTTGTTAGCCAATATTCGCCGTCATGAAGAAATTGGCGAGCAGGTTTCGGTAATGGAACAGTTGTATAACAGTGATGCGTTTAAAGCGCCTGATCGCTATTTGTTAGGGTTTGCGCTCGGCAAAGTTTTTAGCGATGTAAAAGAGTACGATAAAGCCTTTTCGTATTTTAGTGATGCTAACAATATGCTTCGCAGTATGTCGCCTGATTATAGTGTTGCTGCGCATGAAGCGCTGTTTGGGCGGATAGCGCAGACTTTTACTACTGACTTTATTTCACAGAGACAAGGGGCGGGGGAGGCGGGCATTGGCCCCATTTTTATTGTCGGTTTACCCCGGTCAGGTTCAACGTTGGTAGAGCAAATATTGTCGTGTCATTCTGATGTGTGTTCTGGCGGTGAAATGGGTGTAATGGGAAGTGTTGTAAGCGGTATTGAAAAGCTCTCAGGAAAGCCTATATGTGAGGGGGTTCGGGAGCTTGATGCAGAGACTATTAAGGCCTTGGGGAATCTTTATATTGATAAGTCCAGGGCGTATAACAAAAATCCAGCAGAAATATATATTGTTGACAAAATGCCGAATAATTTTATGTGGCTTGGTTTAATCAAAATCATTCTACCTAATTCAAAATTTATCCATGTGGCTCGTAACCCTGTAGATACTTGTTTTTCTATTTATAAAACAAGCTTTGCAGGTCATTACCCCTATAGCAATAATCTCGAGGAATTAGCAGCTTTCTATGCCTTGTATAATAACTTGATGAAACATTGGCATAACGTATTACCCTATAAAATTTATGATGTCGAGTATGAAGCGCTAATAGAAAATACTGAGGAGGAGGTTAGGGCGCTATTAAACTTCTGTGGCCTTAAGTTTGAAAGTGCTTGTTTGACACCGCATTTGTCGTTGCGTGATGTCAGAACAAATAGCTCTTTGCAAGTAAGGTCTCCTATCTATAAGGGTGCAGTTGAGGGGTGGAAGCCTTTTGCTAATCACATTCAGCCTTTATTGCAGGCTTTTTCGCAGTAG
- a CDS encoding VPLPA-CTERM sorting domain-containing protein: MKKLALATALVGASVAAQADYVPFILTDSFVANQFQPVPGSLGGSPDSGSLQLDLDTFVLSGSVAISSVTNVTNFDYTADWSLSMITGALTVSNRSCTNNPGDVFGACTTFMLEQVYATTNDAGPGSTNFTVTSPEPGSAVANVYSFNFQAVGGPVSEVPVPAAAWLFGSALVGLAGIGRKRA; the protein is encoded by the coding sequence ATGAAAAAATTAGCATTAGCCACAGCATTAGTAGGTGCATCTGTTGCCGCTCAAGCGGACTACGTTCCATTCATCCTGACTGATTCATTTGTAGCGAACCAGTTCCAGCCAGTTCCTGGTAGCTTGGGCGGCTCTCCTGATTCAGGTTCACTACAGCTTGACTTGGATACTTTCGTATTGTCTGGTTCTGTTGCAATCAGTTCAGTTACTAACGTAACAAACTTTGATTACACTGCAGACTGGTCATTAAGCATGATCACTGGTGCTTTGACTGTTTCTAACCGTAGCTGTACTAATAACCCAGGTGACGTGTTTGGCGCATGTACTACTTTCATGCTTGAGCAAGTTTATGCAACTACTAACGATGCAGGCCCAGGTTCAACTAACTTCACTGTTACTTCTCCTGAGCCAGGTAGCGCAGTAGCAAATGTATACTCCTTCAACTTCCAGGCTGTTGGTGGTCCAGTATCTGAAGTACCAGTACCTGCAGCTGCATGGTTGTTCGGTTCAGCTCTTGTTGGTTTGGCTGGTATCGGTCGTAAGCGTGCTTAA